ATTGGCATAGCGATGTGGTTTACGGAAGAATGATGGGTACTGCAACAGTGGCGGTATTGCACTACAATAGTGATTTTATAATTGATTTAGAGGCTGCCAAAGCAGAAATACGTAAACTAAATAATCCACTACCGACTGGAGGTTCATAAGCTTGTTTTAGGAATGGAATTCCTTCTAATAATTACCAAATACAATGGAAGGCAAATGACAGAAGCCCGAAGTAGATTTACTTCTAGCTTCGGAATCCTAGCTTTCAACCAAAAAATTTGCAGAAACAAAAACACTAAAGTGGAATTTTTAAAAAAGAATGAGACAAATAAATTACAAATTATTAATCCAAAACCATATGAAAAAATTACTATTATTATCGCTATCAATCATACTTGGAATTTTCTCCGTAAACGCTCAGGAATCTCTCGAGCATATAGAGCATGATAGTACGCTACAAGAGTTAGGTAACGAAAGCATGGAAGATCTATCAGCTGCTGCAGCAAACCCATTAGCTAATTTAATGAGTTTTCCATTTCAGAATAACCTGAACATGAATTATGGCGAACACAATCGTAATACAAACATATTAAACATTCAACCGGTAGTTCCTCTTTTCGGTGGTAAACTAATCACTAGGACAATATTCCCTATTGTTCGAATACCAGATTTTAGCAACGAAAGTGGAAAACTTTCTTCGGGTCTGGCTGATATTGTATTTACAGCATTTTATGTTCCGAAAAGCAAAGGAGTAATGGTGGGTTTTGGACCCGTTATTGAATTACCAACCGGTGGCAGTATTCGAGGCAGTCAAAAATGGAGTGCAGGTCCTTCTTTTGTGGCTTTGGTTACCCCAGGAGATTGGACCATCGGTGCCTTAATAAACAACGCCTGGTCATTCGCAGGTAACTCAGATAGAGATGATGTAAATCATATGATGATCAATATATTTGCTGTTCGACAATTAGGAAAAGGTTGGTATGTGAACAGCGCACCCATCATCACAGCCGACTGGACTGCTGACTCTGACAACCGATGGATTGTGCCAGTAGGTGGCGGTGGCGGAAAAATGGTCATGCTTGGAGGGAAACTCCCCTTAAACCTTCAATCACAACTATATTATAATGTAGTACGCCCCGATTTTGGTCCAGAATGGCAGTGGAGAGTACAAGCTCAATTCCTTCTTCCGATGAATATGTTTAGCAAAAAATAGCGTTTGTGGTAATAGAAAATTAAGCTGAAAGAAATAAACTATTAGGACTTGAAGTTGGAAGCCCATATTTAATGATTTTAAACACCTAAAATCCAAACAAATACCCATGGCTTAAAAGCCGTGGGTATATATTCCACCAAAGTTTTTAAGTCGGCCAGAGCATGCTATTAAAAACTTATATCCCCTGCCGACTTTCTACTCTGATTTTCATTATTAAGCTCCTCAAAATACGTCTCTCAATTTAATCTTTACTAAGAGAATCTACTAACTTTATGAGAATATTCTACTTATACGTACCTTATGTAATGATATATTTTCTAAATTTGGGGGAATTATTAACCTCAATCGATTCATGATGAAGTATTTTGAAGAAACATTTGAGTTTGAAGAAGACAAACCTTTAAACTTTGATATTGACACACCCTTAAATCAGAGCATGGGTTTTGCACAGATTACGCCAACAGAAACTCCAGGAGAAGTTCTTGGCATTAAGGTAAGAATAGGGAATGAACCTATAATAAAAGACCTCAAAAAACTCTATTTTTACGCTAACAAAGCTATTCCTGCCGATCTACAAGTTCTATTTGAAAACAAAGACATCTACCTCATCATGCATACCATTAGTGCCATCCGCCTTTCGGGTTCTGCTAAAGTAGATGAGTTACAATACCATGCAGAATTTGTAGAGAAGGGACCACAAACCATCGACCTTTTACCCAATACCTCATTTAAGGAAGTCATTAAGGTGGATTTAGGAATTAAGGGTGCCATTTCTGGAGGAGGGAATTTCTCATCTACTCTTCCTGCTGAATTATCACAATCTCTCTTGCCGCAAATCATCACTTTTGGTGCAGATATGAAAATCCAGCTTTCCTCCCATGCCAATTTCGTGGGCAAGTTTAGCTATAGCCTGAAATTCCCCATCATTCAATCTGCAGGGATAGCTTCTAATTTCTGCACTTGGGTTTTAAACCCAGATGACAAGCCGCTTTTAGGCGATCAATGCCTTATTCAAACCATAGCAGTTCCCAAAGGAACCAAAAACATTACTTATAAAACCACCGGAGTTTGTAAGGCAGATAGAGGTTTATTTTGGAAACAGCAAACTATGCAGACTGAGGAGTATTTGATTGGGCTTGGGTTGGGGTAGTGATTTTTTTTTTTGCAAAAACATTTTTGGTGATTAATGAATAACACTACTAATACAGCTGATTACATAGGAGATAGAAGACACAAACTAAACAAAGTTAATTTATATAATAACTGAGAGGACATGGAAACACTAAAAATATTCAAATGCTTTATTTCATCGCCAAGCGACTGTGAAATTGAAAGAGAGATTTGCCAAACAGTAATGGATAAAATAAATACTGGTTTAGCAAAACATCTAGGAATCAATTTTCAACCCTTTATGTGGGAATATGATGTCTTACCAGATATGGGGCAAAATGGGCAAGAAATTATTGATGAATATATTAGAAAATCAAATTACGATATTTTCCTTGGAATAATGAAAAATCGTTTTGGTCATCCAACTAAAAAGGCAGGCAGCGGTACTGAGCACGAATTTAATGATGCAATAAAGCGTAAAAAAAATTCTAAAGATTCATTGCCGAGAATTTTGTTCTTTTTTGGCAAAGAGAATGTTGATTTAAAC
The sequence above is a segment of the Lentimicrobium sp. L6 genome. Coding sequences within it:
- a CDS encoding neuromedin U, with amino-acid sequence MKKLLLLSLSIILGIFSVNAQESLEHIEHDSTLQELGNESMEDLSAAAANPLANLMSFPFQNNLNMNYGEHNRNTNILNIQPVVPLFGGKLITRTIFPIVRIPDFSNESGKLSSGLADIVFTAFYVPKSKGVMVGFGPVIELPTGGSIRGSQKWSAGPSFVALVTPGDWTIGALINNAWSFAGNSDRDDVNHMMINIFAVRQLGKGWYVNSAPIITADWTADSDNRWIVPVGGGGGKMVMLGGKLPLNLQSQLYYNVVRPDFGPEWQWRVQAQFLLPMNMFSKK